The Bacillota bacterium genomic interval GGCGGCCGCGGGTCAGGGGGCAGCGAGCGCAGTCGCCGTGGAGGAGGAGCACCGGCCGGGCGGTGGCTTCGAGCAGCGCCACCGGCTCCAGCGAACCCAGGCAGCCGGCCTGGCGGGCCGAGGGGGGCAGGCGGGAGGCGTCGACGGCGGCGCAGGCGGTCACGTCGGCCAGCTGAAACGGATCCGCCGCCTCCGCCGGCGCCGGCTGAAGCGCGGCGGTCGGACAGGCCGGCAGGCAGAGGCCGCAACCGCGGCAACACTCGCCGTCCACGAGGAGCGCCTCCGGGCCGCCCGCCGCTCCGAGACGGATGGCCTGGGCCGGGCAGGCGTCCACGCAGGCGCGGCAGCTCGAGAGGCGATGCCGCGCGCGGGTGCAGCGGCCCGGCTCGAACCGGACCGGCGGGCGGCCGAAGCGCCCGAGGAGCCGTTCCAGCGCGTCCAGTGGATCGCCCAGCGGCTGGCTCACATGCCGCCCTGCTTCCTTTCATCGCCGGCCTCCGCCGGCGGGTCGCTGCGGGCGGCCGGTCCGGCGGGGCCGGCCGGCGAGGAGGCCGCCGGCGCCGACGTCGTTCCGGGGACCGAGCCGGACGGTTCGCCGGTCTCGCCGGACGTGGCGGAGCGGAAGGCCCGCATGCCTTCGCCGATCGAGCGCCCCAGTTCCGGAAGCCGGCTGGGGCCGAAGAGGATGAGGACGATGGCCAGAAGGACGACCAGATGCCAGGGGGCGAGCAGATCCCGAGCCCACACGGCGATCCCACCTTTCGGACCATCCTAGACGCCCGGACGCCCCGCGGGCATCACCCGAGCAGGCGAGAACCGGTCGCACGTCGGGGCCGAGAGCCGCCCCTTCGGGTGAGCCGATCC includes:
- a CDS encoding twin-arginine translocase TatA/TatE family subunit, translating into MWARDLLAPWHLVVLLAIVLILFGPSRLPELGRSIGEGMRAFRSATSGETGEPSGSVPGTTSAPAASSPAGPAGPAARSDPPAEAGDERKQGGM